The Naumovozyma dairenensis CBS 421 chromosome 1, complete genome genome includes a region encoding these proteins:
- the ERG24 gene encoding delta(14)-sterol reductase (similar to Saccharomyces cerevisiae ERG24 (YNL280C); ancestral locus Anc_3.81), with protein MTLNPKTTKFEFGGPLGVTVLTIFLPILSVVLNELIRSDYYIKGIFQNFSINETLKNITPFSSLLQLTFNKQVWTYYLTWFISLLVFDTILPGKYMNGCELRDGTKLTYKINGISMVTLLILILSVRWNLTNGTMPELQFLYDHILELCLVTIVFAFILSIYCYAVSFIPLLGSKRNGQDGKEKVLAVGGNSGNLIYDWFIGRELNPRFFFNIIDIKMFCELRPGMLLWLLINLSCLHHHYLMNDGEINDALLLVNILQAFYIFDGVLNEEGVLSMMDITTDGFGFMLAFGDLTFVPFTYSLQARYLSVSPITLGYTRCILISTIMCIGYYIFHSSNMQKSNFRQGKLENLKSIQTKRGTKLLCDGWWSKSQHINYFGDWLISLSWCLTTWFQTPLTYYYSIYFATLLMHRQIRDEEKCHAKYGKSWEEYQRKVPYKIIPYVY; from the coding sequence ATGACATTGAATCCAAAGACCactaaatttgaatttggtgGGCCTCTAGGAGTCACCGTATTAACTATCTTCCTACCAATCTTATCAGTGGTATTAAATGAACTTATACGCTCAGATTATTACATCAAGggtattttccaaaatttttcaatcaatgaaaCATTGAAAAACATCACTCCCTTCTCCtcattattacaattaaCTTTCAATAAACAAGTTTGGACATATTACTTAACTTGGTTCATCTCTTTGTTGGTCTTTGATACCATATTACCGGGGAAGTACATGAATGGTTGTGAATTAAGAGATGGTACAAAACTTACTTATAAGATTAATGGTATAAGTATGGTCactttattaattttgatCCTTTCCGTTAGATGGAATTTAACTAATGGTACCATGCCTGAATTACAATTCTTATATGATcatattttggaattatGTCTAGTTACTATTGTATTTGCATTCATCTTAAGTATCTATTGTTACGCGGTTAGTTTTATTCCTTTGTTAGGGAGTAAAAGAAATGGTCAAGACGGCAAGGAAAAGGTATTAGCCGTGGGAGGGAACTCGGGCAACTTAATTTATGATTGGTTTATTGGGAGAGAATTAAATCCaagatttttctttaacatAATTGATATAAAGATGTTTTGTGAATTAAGACCTGGTATGTTATTGTGGTTATTGATTAACTTGTCATGTTtacatcatcattatttaatgaatgatGGAGAGATTAATGACGCTTTATTGTTAGTTAACATATTGCAAGCATTTTATATCTTTGATGGCGTCTTGAATGAAGAAGGTGTTCTTTCAATGATGGATATTACTACTGATGGGTTTGGATTCATGTTAGCCTTCGGTGATTTAACTTTTGTACCATTCACATATTCATTGCAGGCAAGATATTTGAGTGTGTCACCAATCACTTTGGGTTATACCAGATGTATATTAATTTCAACAATAATGTGTATTggttattatattttccattcatcaaatatgcaaaaatcaaattttagGCAAGGGAAATTGGAAAATCTGAAAAGTATTCAAACTAAACGTGGTACAAAACTATTATGTGACGGATGGTGGTCGAAATCTCAACATATTAACTATTTCGGTGATTGGTTGATATCATTAAGTTGGTGTTTAACTACTTGGTTCCAAACTCCATTgacatattattattccatATATTTTGCTACATTATTAATGCATAGACAAATAagagatgaagaaaaatgcCATGCAAAATATGGTAAAAGTTGGGAAGAATATCAAAGGAAAGTTCCATACAAGATCATCCCATATGTATATTGA
- the CDS1 gene encoding phosphatidate cytidylyltransferase (similar to Saccharomyces cerevisiae CDS1 (YBR029C); ancestral locus Anc_3.230), giving the protein MSEVEQAPAKESKESIPSKDTIDTTSKEQDEITTTLANESKKSNFLVRTFWTLIMIAGFFIIIGSGHIWCVILILGCQIAVFSECIAVTSASGREKNLPLTKTLNWYFLFTTIYYLNGLSFLSFFQRRLSFFEYKIIAIIATNHKFICYCFYVIGFVLFVCSLRKGFLKFQFASLCVTHMALLLVVFQGHLIMNNLLNGIIWFLLPCGLVIVNDIFAYLCGITFGRTKLIEISPKKTLEGFLGAWFFTALASIILTRLLTPYDYLTCPAANEINSNFFTFVTCDLNPVFIPQEYRLSPMVFDKIGISSITMKPIYFHALNLATFASLFAPFGGFFASGLKRTFKVKDFGHSIPGHGGITDRIDCQFIMGSFANLYYETFISEHRITVDTVLSTILMNLNDKQIIELISVLNSVLFKKEVVGEETYEKLVDIYKSTTA; this is encoded by the coding sequence ATGTCTGAAGTCGAACAAGCTCCGGCAAAGGAATCCAAGGAAAGCATACCTTCTAAGGATACGATAGATACAACGtcaaaagaacaagatgaaATCACAACGACGCTTGCAAATGAAAGTAAAAAATCCAACTTCCTTGTAAGAACATTCTGGACTTTAATTATGATTGCAggattcttcatcattattggATCCGGTCATATTTGGTGTGTTATTTTAATCTTAGGTTGTCAAATTGCAGTCTTTAGTGAATGTATTGCCGTAACAAGTGCATCAGGCCGTGAGAAAAATCTACCTTTAACAAAGACTTTAAATTGgtatttccttttcacaacaatttattatttaaatggattatcatttttaagTTTTTTCCAAAGAAGACTATCGTTCTTTGAATATAAGATAATAGCCATCATTGCAACTAATCATAAATTCATCtgttattgtttttatGTCATTGGGTTTGTCTTATTTGTTTGTAGTCTAAGAAAGGGgtttttgaaattccaATTTGCATCGTTATGTGTCACTCATATGGCTTTATTATTAGTCGTCTTCCAAGGTCATTTGATTATGAACAACTTATTAAATGGTATCATTTGGTTCTTATTACCTTGTGGATTAGTCATTGTTAATGACATTTTCGCATACTTATGTGGGATTACATTCGGTCGTAccaaattaattgaaatctCTCCCAAGAAAACTTTAGAAGGGTTCCTTGGTGCATGGTTCTTTACAGCATTAGCAAGTATCATATTAACAAGATTATTAACACCATATGATTATTTGACTTGTCCAGCAGCCAACGAGattaattctaatttctttacaTTTGTTACATGTGATTTAAATCCAGTTTTCATCCCACAAGAATATAGATTATCACCTATGGTTTTCGATAAGATTGGAATTTCATCAATCACTATGAAACCAATATATTTCCATGCATTGAATTTGGCCACTTTTGCATCCTTATTTGCACCATTTGGTGGATTTTTTGCATCCGGGTTGAAAAGAACCTTCAAAGTGAAAGACTTCGGTCATTCTATTCCAGGTCATGGTGGTATTACCGATAGGATTGATTGTCAATTCATCATGGGTTCATTTGCTAATCTCTACTACGAAACTTTTATCAGCGAACATAGAATTACTGTTGATACTGTACTATCAACCAtcttgatgaatttgaatgacaaacaaattattgaattgatttCCGTGTTAAATTCTGTTTTATTCAAGAAAGAAGTTGTTGGTGAAGAAACCTATGAGAAATTAGTTGACATTTATAAGTCAACAACAGCTTGA
- the YPK3 gene encoding putative protein kinase YPK3 (similar to Saccharomyces cerevisiae YBR028C; ancestral locus Anc_3.229), protein MIFALDEELQKLNLNPSTSSPSPGDIEPNLPTFHRSEVEETLETDDELDITNPPHLNGQPIPFTSSKIGTRRRSSRIDKFPVLTPTNVKHIPLTYDHNDDVVEEELERSSTHIDTLAIPIPSTTEKKNRKKSVSRTVRDFKPVRVLGQGAYGKVLLVKDKSSSKLYAMKQLRKAEILITQDVTKTKQEENEEDEEKKLQKRLERTFAERSILSELEHPNIVKLFYSFHDNSKLYLLLQYIPGGELFFHLKEYGTLDETTVAYYAAEISCALKFLHDKGIVYRDLKPENCLLNETGHLVLTDFGLSKKSVSQEVNSELNSEDTDTPTEQIGENVDTLHSIIGTPEYCAPEILKGLPYDRNCDWYSLGCLLYDMLSGKPPYTGVDHKVILNKIQKDKTGPKIPFYLSDGMKDMLTWLLKKDRSKRWDVDKYWAPIANNNKKLKKKNGKERTSDFQSHFIFRKIDWNLLESGELQKTTMGPIVPIITDLELAENFDSEFTSMSYENFDEDILNNDTNSIDMFQGFSYKASGSYLEKYF, encoded by the coding sequence ATGATATTTGCTTTAGATGAAGAactacaaaaattaaaccTAAATCCATCAACGTCATCACCATCACCAGGAGACATCGAGCCCAATCTACCAACATTCCACAGGTCAGAAGTGGAAGAAACTTTGGAgactgatgatgaattagatatAACAAATCCACCACATTTGAATGGACAGCCAATCCCATTTACTAGCTCGAAAATTGggacaagaagaagatcatCACGTATTGATAAATTCCCTGTATTGACCCCCACAAACGTTAAACATATTCCCTTAACATACGATCATAATGATGACGtagttgaagaagaattagaacGCTCCTCTACTCATATAGATACTTTAGCTATCCCAATCCCTAGTACGAcagagaagaagaacaggAAGAAAAGTGTAAGTAGAACTGTGCGTGATTTTAAACCTGTAAGAGTCTTAGGACAAGGTGCGTATGGTAAAGTTTTATTAGTGAAGGATAAGAGTTCAAGTAAACTTTATGCTATGAAACAATTAAGAAAGGCAGAAATATTAATTACACAAGATGTCACCAAGACGAagcaagaagaaaatgaagaagatgaagagaAGAAGTTACAAAAGAGACTTGAAAGGACATTTGCTGAAAGATCAATTTTGTCTGAATTGGAACATCCAAATATTGTTAAATTgttttattcatttcatgataattctaaattatatctattattacaatatatTCCTGGTGGTGAATTGTTTTTCCATTTGAAAGAGTATGGTACGTTGGATGAAACTACTGTTGCATATTATGCTGCTGAAATTAGTTGCGCTTTGAAATTCTTGCATGATAAAGGCATCGTTTATAGAGATTTGAAGCCTGAGAATtgtttattaaatgaaacaGGTCATTTAGTCTTAACTGATTTTGGATTGAGTAAGAAAAGTGTTTCACAAGAGGTTAATTCAGAGTTAAATAGTGAAGATACTGATACACCCACAGAACAAATAGGTGAGAATGTTGATACGCTACACTCGATTATCGGAACACCTGAATATTGTGCTCCAGAAATTTTAAAAGGGTTACCATATGATAGAAATTGTGATTGGTATTCATTAGgttgtttattatatgatatgCTTTCAGGTAAACCACCTTATACTGGGGTCGATCATAAAGTCATCTTAAATAAGATTCAAAAGGATAAGACAGGTCCAAAAATCCCATTCTATTTAAGTGATGGTATGAAAGATATGCTAACTTGGTTGTTGAAAAAGGATAGAAGTAAAAGATGGGATGTTGATAAATATTGGGCACCAATTGCAAATAAcaataagaaattaaagaagaaaaatggtaaagaaCGTACAAGTGATTTCCAAAGTcatttcatctttagaAAGATTGATTGGAACCTATTAGAATCTGGAGAATTACAAAAGACTACTATGGGTCCTATTGTACCAATTATTACTGATTTGGAATTGGCCGAAAATTTCGATTCTGAATTCACTTCAATGTCCTATGAAAActttgatgaagatattttgaataatgatACGAATTCCATTGATATGTTTCAAGGATTTAGTTATAAAGCAAGTGGAAGTTACTTAGAGAagtatttttga
- the ETR1 gene encoding enoyl-[acyl-carrier-protein] reductase (similar to Saccharomyces cerevisiae ETR1 (YBR026C); ancestral locus Anc_3.228) produces MSTKIPKTFKSVIYSTHSVEDCASVLSIHEYTPKEDLSKSIVLKSLAFPINPSDINQLQGVYPSLPPKTLEYSTNEPAAIAGNEGVFEVVSIPPEMNTNSINDLNEGDWVIPLYANQGTWSNYRVFKDPKELVRVNGLDLYTAATVAVNGVTAYQLVKNFISWDIESTGNEWLIQNAGTSGVSKMVTQIAKINGIKTLSVIRDRDDFDEVAETLEKTFGATKVISESQNNDKVFNKEVLPKILGENARVRLALNSVGGKSSSSIARKLENDALMLTYGGMSKQPVTLPTSLHIFKGLTSQGYWSTKHNKENPSQKIDAIDAIVDMYKEGDFISPKNELDILEWDVNNASDTEVLDMIKYGITGKGKKRLIKLNW; encoded by the coding sequence ATGTCTACTAAGATCCCCAAGACTTTCAAATCAGTAATTTATTCGACCCATAGCGTGGAAGATTGTGCATCAGTACTCTCAATCCATGAATATACCCCCAAGGAAGATCTCTCAAAATCAATCGTATTAAAATCCCTTGCGTTCCCTATCAATCCATCCGATATCAATCAATTACAAGGTGTATACCCGTCTTTACCACCCAAGACGTTAGAATATTCTACAAATGAACCTGCTGCCATTGCAGGAAACGAAGGTGTCTTTGAAGTGGTGTCAATCCCACCTGAGATGAATACTAACAGTATCaatgatttaaatgaaGGTGATTGGGTTATCCCGTTATATGCGAATCAAGGGACATGGTCTAATTATCGTGTATTTAAGGATCCCAAGGAATTGGTCAGAGTGAATGGATTGGATCTCTATACTGCTGCAACGGTGGCTGTGAATGGTGTCACTGCTTATCAATTGGTGAAGAATTTCATTTCATGGGATATTGAGAGTACTGGGAATGAATGGTTGATTCAGAACGCAGGTACCTCAGGAGTCTCTAAGATGGTTACTCAAATTGCTAAAATTAATGGTATCAAGACTTTGAGCGTTATTCGTGATAGggatgattttgatgaagttgCCGAGACTTTGGAGAAGACGTTTGGAGCTACTAAAGTTATTTCTGAATcacaaaataatgataaagtCTTCAATAAGGAAGTTTTGCCTAAGATTTTAGGAGAGAATGCAAGGGTTAGGTTGGCTTTGAATTCTGTTGGTGGTAAATCAAGTTCATCGATTGCaagaaaattggaaaatgatGCCTTGATGTTAACTTATGGAGGGATGTCAAAGCAACCTGTAACTCTACCAACATCTTTACATATCTTTAAGGGGTTAACTTCTCAAGGGTATTGGTCCACGAAACATAATAAGGAAAATCCAAGCCAAAAAATTGATGCGATTGACGCAATAGTTGATATGTATAAAGAAGGTGATTTTATCTCGCCAAAAAATGAGCTAGATATCTTAGAGTGGGATGTTAATAATGCATCAGATACTGAAGTCCTTGACATGATTAAATATGGTATTACTGGTAAGGGTAAGAAGAGATTAATCAAGCTAAACTGGTGA
- the OLA1 gene encoding Obg-like ATPase (similar to Saccharomyces cerevisiae OLA1 (YBR025C); ancestral locus Anc_3.226), with product MPPKKQTEEKKVLLGRPGNNLKAGIVGLANVGKSTSFQAITRSPLGNPANYPFATIDPEEARVIVPSPRFDELCAIYNKTASKVPAHLTVYDIAGLSKGASAGEGLGNAFLSHIRAVDSIYQVVRCFDDAEIIHIEGDVDPVRDLEIISTELGLKDVEFCEKALEAAEKIAKRGGQSLEVKQKKEEAELIKRIIELIQSGQRVANQTWTPKEVEIINTMMLLTAKPCIYLINLSEKDYIRKKNKHLLRIKEWVDKHSPGDLIIPFSVPLEEKLSHMSEEEAAEELKKLGTVSALPKIITTMRQKLDLISFFTCGPDEVREWTIRRGTKAPQAAGVIHNDLMNTFILAQVTKYEDAIEYKDEAAVKAAGKLQQKGKDYVVEDGDIIYF from the coding sequence atgcCACCAAAGAAGCaaactgaagaaaaaaaagtcCTACTAGGTCGTCCAGGTAACAACTTGAAAGCTGGTATTGTTGGTCTAGCCAACGTTGGTAAATCCACTTCCTTTCAAGCCATTACTAGATCTCCATTAGGTAACCCAGCCAATTATCCATTTGCTACCATTGATCCAGAAGAAGCTCGTGTCATTGTCCCATCTCCAAGATTCGATGAATTATGTGCTATTTATAACAAGACTGCTTCTAAAGTCCCAGCTCATTTGACCGTTTATGATATTGCTGGTTTGTCTAAAGGTGCTTCTGCTGGTGAAGGGTTAGGTAACGCTTTCTTGTCTCATATTAGAGCTGTCGATTCCATTTATCAAGTTGTGCGTTGTTTTGATGATGCTgaaattattcatattGAAGGTGATGTTGATCCTGTTCGtgatttggaaattattagTACTGAATTAGGGTTAAAAGATGTGGAATTTTGTGAGAAGGCTCTTGAAGCTGCTGAAAAGATCGCTAAGAGAGGTGGTCAATCTTTAGAAGTTaaacaaaagaaagagGAAGCTGAATTGATTAAACgtattattgaattgataCAAAGTGGTCAAAGAGTTGCCAATCAAACTTGGACTCCAAAGGAAgtggaaattattaatactATGATGTTGTTGACTGCTAAACCatgtatttatttgattaatTTGTCTGAAAAGGATTATataagaaagaagaataagCATTTGCTAAGAATTAAAGAATGGGTGGATAAACATTCTCCAGGTGATTTAATCATCCCATTCAGTGTTCCattggaagaaaaattatctcATATgagtgaagaagaagctgctgaagaattgaaaaaattgggTACCGTTTCAGCTTTACCAAAGATTATTACTACCATGAGACAAAAATTAGatttaatttcctttttcacTTGTGGTCCAGATGAAGTTCGTGAATGGACTATTAGAAGAGGTACTAAAGCCCCTCAAGCTGCCGGTGTTATtcataatgatttaatgaatACTTTCATCTTAGCTCAAGTTACCAAATATGAAGATGCTATTGaatataaagatgaagCTGCCGTTAAAGCTGCTGGTAAATTACAACAAAAGGGTAAAGATTATGTAGTTGAAGACGGTGATATCATCTATTTCTAG
- the SCO2 gene encoding putative thioredoxin peroxidase SCO2 (similar to Saccharomyces cerevisiae SCO2 (YBR024W) and SCO1 (YBR037C); ancestral locus Anc_3.225), with translation MQRLLRTSFTKDKTTPLLNVIVRCNNRSLMRNSTVLYTSSKLFSSSIRNYNKKVLERITINKDSTKQHQKVEPISKTNGFNLKFSTWKASVIFLAVGASLYLYLRREKRLLEIQKEAEANRGYGTPFIGGPFKLTDFNGNPFTDQDLLGKFTIIYFGFSHCPDICPEELDKLGVWLDDLKKRRGSEHVKIQPIFITCDPNRDTPEVLKAYLKDFHPDIVGVTGTYDEIKDMCAKYKAFFATPRETKNQDYIVEHSIFFYLMDPEGQFIDALGGTYDEKSGVDKIEQHIKAYIPKEEREKLNNKWYSFLFK, from the coding sequence ATGCAAAGACTACTTAGAACGTCATTTACTAAGGACAAAACGACACCTTTGCTTAATGTAATTGTTCGATGTAATAATCGATCACTAATGCGTAATAGCACCGTTTTATATACTTCTTCGAAACTTTTCAGCAGTAGTATAAGAAACTATAACAAAAAAGTACTAGAGAGAATAACAATCAATAAGGATAGTACTAAACAACACCAAAAAGTCGAACcaatatcaaaaacaaaTGGCTTCAACTTGAAATTCTCCACTTGGAAAGCAAGTGTAATATTCTTAGCCGTGGGAGCAAGTTTATATCTATATCTGAGGAGAGAGAAAAGATTATTGGAAATTCAAAAAGAGGCAGAAGCTAACAGAGGTTATGGAACCCCCTTTATTGGCGGTCCCTTTAAATTAACAGATTTTAACGGTAATCCATTCACTGATCAAGATTTATTAGGGAAATTCacaataatttattttggaTTCTCTCATTGTCCCGATATTTGTCCTGAAGAATTAGACAAGCTTGGCGTTTGGTTAGATGATCTAAAGAAACGTCGTGGTAGTGAGCATGTAAAGATCCAACCAATTTTCATTACGTGTGACCCAAATAGAGATACTCCGGAGGTATTAAAGGCTTATCTGAAGGATTTCCATCCTGATATTGTTGGCGTTACGGGGACTTATGAcgaaattaaagatatgTGTGCTAAATATAAGGCTTTCTTTGCAACTCCAAGGGAGACAAAGAATCAAGATTACATTGTGGAACATTCGATCtttttttatctaatgGATCCTGAAGGCCAATTCATTGATGCATTGGGTGGAACTtatgatgaaaaatctgGTGTTGATAAGATTGAACAACATATTAAAGCTTATATTCCAAAGGAAGAACGTGAAAAGTTAAATAATAAGTGGTATTCCTTTTTATTcaagtaa